The Paracoccus seriniphilus genome includes a window with the following:
- a CDS encoding sarcosine oxidase subunit delta: protein MLLIHCPYCDATLPELEFAYAGEAHIARPADPSKLSDEEWRDFLFIRSNVKGVHAERWRHVHGCGRFFNALRDTVSDRFLITYRAGEARPDMTELEAAE, encoded by the coding sequence ATGCTATTGATCCATTGCCCCTATTGCGACGCCACGCTGCCCGAACTGGAGTTCGCCTATGCCGGCGAGGCGCATATCGCCCGCCCCGCCGATCCGTCGAAACTGAGCGACGAGGAATGGCGCGACTTCCTGTTCATCCGCAGCAACGTCAAGGGCGTTCACGCCGAACGCTGGCGCCATGTCCACGGCTGTGGACGCTTTTTCAACGCGCTGCGCGACACCGTGAGCGACCGTTTCCTGATCACCTACAGGGCAGGCGAGGCCCGCCCCGACATGACCGAACTGGAGGCCGCAGAGTGA
- a CDS encoding GlxA family transcriptional regulator, translating into MQQKPVLKVGLILARRFTLSAFANFVDVLRLAADEGDRSRPIRCSWRVISATMNPVASSCGIPVQPDERLGDPREFDYVVVVGGLIPAIQNLNPAYITYLQRAAQANVPLVGVCTGAFILHKAGLMEGYRCCVSWFHHDDFLEQFEGLIPVSDQIFVVDRDRLTCSGGASSAHLAAFLVDRHVGQAAARKSLNIMIIDEAQTGENPQPGLPLEFTTTDKLVKRALHLMQQNMATPLKVDQMSRLLAVSRRKLERHFNHALQLSPAEAGIALRMKAARRMLASTDHSVTHIAAATGFCDASHFGKVFRSREGISPDAWRQMKPAATS; encoded by the coding sequence ATGCAGCAGAAACCCGTCCTGAAGGTTGGCCTGATCCTGGCGCGGCGCTTCACCCTGTCGGCTTTTGCGAATTTCGTGGATGTCCTTCGGCTGGCGGCGGATGAGGGCGACCGCTCGCGTCCGATCCGCTGTTCCTGGCGTGTCATCTCGGCAACCATGAATCCGGTGGCCTCAAGCTGTGGCATCCCGGTGCAGCCCGACGAACGCCTGGGCGACCCGCGCGAGTTCGATTATGTCGTCGTGGTGGGTGGGCTGATCCCCGCGATCCAGAACCTCAACCCCGCCTACATCACCTATCTGCAGCGCGCGGCGCAGGCCAATGTTCCGCTGGTCGGGGTCTGCACGGGGGCCTTCATCCTGCACAAGGCAGGACTGATGGAGGGCTATCGCTGCTGTGTCAGCTGGTTCCATCACGATGATTTTCTTGAACAGTTCGAGGGGCTGATCCCCGTATCGGACCAGATCTTCGTCGTCGACCGTGATCGTCTGACCTGTTCTGGCGGGGCAAGTTCCGCACATCTGGCGGCATTCCTGGTCGACCGTCACGTCGGTCAGGCCGCAGCGCGCAAGAGCCTGAACATCATGATCATCGATGAGGCGCAGACGGGCGAAAACCCGCAACCCGGCCTGCCGCTCGAGTTCACCACCACGGACAAGCTGGTCAAGAGGGCCCTGCATCTGATGCAGCAGAACATGGCGACGCCCTTGAAGGTCGATCAGATGTCAAGGCTGCTGGCCGTCAGCCGACGCAAGCTGGAGCGTCACTTCAACCACGCATTGCAGCTTTCGCCAGCCGAGGCCGGAATAGCGCTGCGAATGAAGGCCGCGCGCCGTATGCTGGCCAGCACCGACCATTCGGTGACCCATATCGCCGCGGCGACCGGCTTTTGCGATGCGTCACATTTCGGCAAGGTGTTCCGCAGTCGGGAAGGCATCTCGCCCGACGCCTGGCGACAGATGAAACCCGCAGCCACATCCTGA
- a CDS encoding sarcosine oxidase subunit beta family protein, whose product MTHFSAFSLLKNALSGHKNWPEQWPDKQPRAEYDVIIVGAGGHGLGAAYYLAKEHGITNVAVIEKGWLGGGNTGRNTTIIRSNYLYDESARLFDHALDLWEDLSTELNYNVMYSKRGVMMLAHNVHDVQSFQRHIHANRLNGVDNRWLTAKEAKAYCPPLNISPDARYPVLGAALQQRAGTARHDAVAWGYARAAAKRGVDIIQNCPVIAIRRGVDGSVEGVDTAKGFIKARKVAVSAAGHTSVVMDSAGVRMPLESYPLQALVSEPVKPVFPCVVMSNTVHAYISQSDKGELVIGSGTDQYTSYSQRGGLPLIEHTVAAICEVFPIFNRMRMLRKWGGIVDVTPDRSAILGKTPVKGLYVNCGWGTGGFKATPGAAHTLAWTVARDEPHPINAPFTLERFTTGRLIDEAAAAAVAH is encoded by the coding sequence ATGACGCATTTTTCCGCCTTTTCGCTGCTCAAGAACGCGTTGAGTGGTCACAAGAACTGGCCAGAGCAATGGCCTGACAAACAGCCCAGGGCCGAATATGACGTCATCATCGTCGGCGCAGGTGGTCACGGTCTGGGCGCGGCATATTACCTTGCCAAGGAACATGGCATCACCAATGTCGCGGTGATCGAGAAGGGCTGGCTTGGCGGCGGCAATACCGGGCGCAATACGACCATCATCCGGTCGAACTATCTTTACGATGAAAGCGCGCGTCTGTTCGACCACGCTCTGGATCTTTGGGAGGACCTGAGCACCGAACTGAACTACAACGTCATGTATTCCAAGCGCGGCGTGATGATGCTGGCCCATAACGTGCATGATGTTCAAAGCTTTCAGCGCCACATCCACGCCAATCGCCTGAACGGCGTCGACAACCGCTGGTTGACGGCGAAAGAGGCCAAGGCCTATTGCCCGCCGCTGAATATCTCGCCCGATGCGCGCTATCCGGTCCTGGGGGCGGCCCTTCAGCAGCGCGCCGGCACCGCTCGCCATGATGCCGTTGCCTGGGGCTATGCGCGGGCGGCGGCCAAACGCGGCGTGGACATCATCCAGAACTGTCCCGTCATCGCGATCCGGCGCGGGGTGGATGGCTCGGTCGAGGGCGTCGATACCGCCAAGGGCTTCATCAAGGCCAGAAAGGTCGCTGTTTCGGCCGCGGGTCACACCAGCGTCGTGATGGACAGCGCCGGCGTGCGGATGCCGCTGGAAAGCTATCCTCTTCAGGCGCTGGTCTCCGAGCCGGTCAAGCCGGTCTTTCCCTGTGTGGTGATGTCGAACACCGTGCATGCCTATATCAGCCAGTCCGACAAGGGAGAGTTGGTCATCGGGTCGGGCACCGACCAATATACCAGCTATTCCCAGCGGGGCGGCCTGCCCCTGATCGAACATACCGTCGCCGCGATCTGCGAAGTCTTTCCGATATTCAACCGCATGCGCATGCTGCGCAAATGGGGTGGCATCGTCGATGTGACGCCGGACCGCTCGGCCATTCTGGGCAAGACGCCGGTCAAAGGGCTCTACGTCAACTGTGGCTGGGGCACGGGCGGCTTCAAGGCGACGCCGGGTGCCGCCCATACGCTGGCCTGGACCGTGGCCAGGGATGAACCGCATCCGATCAATGCGCCCTTCACGCTGGAACGCTTTACCACTGGCCGCCTGATCGACGAAGCCGCCGCCGCCGCCGTGGCGCATTGA